Below is a window of Pseudodesulfovibrio sp. 5S69 DNA.
TCCATGGGGCGCAAGCGGGGCATCGTCCTGATCAACTACAACGCACAGACCCTGCTGGACCGCATCCTGCGCACGGGCACCTCGTCCGTGGGGCAGAGCATGCTCCTCAACCGCAGGGGCTATTGGCTCCTGAGCCCGGACAAGAACAAGGAGTGGGGGTTCATGGCCCCGAAGACGCGCGACGTCAGCTTCGCCATGGAGCGGCCGGACGAGTGGAAGTGGATGCTCTCCAGGGAGCGCGGGCAGGTCGGCACCGACAACGGCCTGTTCACCTTCACCATGGTTCGCCCCCTGGACGAAATGCGGCAGTTCGGCATGCGGCTGCGCGGCGCGGACGACGAGCGCCCTGCCGCCGAGGCGTCCTCGCCCTATTTCTGGATGCTGGTCTCCAGGGTCCCGCCCGAGACCCTGGCACGGCACGCCCGCGCCCTGCTGCTCAAGCTGTTCACGGGCGGAGGCGCCCTCTTCCTTCTGATCGCCTTCGGTGCGTGGCACCTGGCCCTGGCCGTGTCCCGGCGGCGGCTGTACCAGGAACAGCTCGTGGCCGCGGCCATGTTCGACGCCCTGACCGGGCTGCCCAACCGCAAGCTCTTCTTCGACCGGCTGGAGGCCTCCCTGGCCCTGTCCATCCGATACGGCCGCAGGCTGGGCCTGCTCTACATCGACCTGGACGGCTTCAAGGCGGTCAACGACACCATGGGACACGAGGCGGGCGACGAACTGCTCAAGCGGGTGGGAAGGCTGCTGACCGGCTCGGTGCGCAAGTCCGACACCGTGGCCCGGCTGGGCGGCGACGAGTTCGTGGTTATGCTCAACGAAGTGACCAACCTGGGGGACGCGGCCCTGGTGGGCGAAAAACTCGTCTCGGCCCTGCGCGCGCCCATTACCCTCAAGACGGGCACCG
It encodes the following:
- a CDS encoding sensor domain-containing diguanylate cyclase, producing MFFKQNNRTDIGKMPGEDHQVVRGTLRTFIVLLLTVGALLALGGTVLYRMEQSEFLDRVGTVEFGALDQQSAAIARELDRLVADVLYLSKQNELILLLDTGDRKAVRDMEREYLQLARNRRAYAQIRYIDASGKEKVRVDSRDGRTSAVPDDRLQDKSQRYYLKECLALGEGGIYLSPMDLNMENGAVERPARPMLRIGTPVFDSMGRKRGIVLINYNAQTLLDRILRTGTSSVGQSMLLNRRGYWLLSPDKNKEWGFMAPKTRDVSFAMERPDEWKWMLSRERGQVGTDNGLFTFTMVRPLDEMRQFGMRLRGADDERPAAEASSPYFWMLVSRVPPETLARHARALLLKLFTGGGALFLLIAFGAWHLALAVSRRRLYQEQLVAAAMFDALTGLPNRKLFFDRLEASLALSIRYGRRLGLLYIDLDGFKAVNDTMGHEAGDELLKRVGRLLTGSVRKSDTVARLGGDEFVVMLNEVTNLGDAALVGEKLVSALRAPITLKTGTATISASVGVSVYPENGESAELLVQKADQAMYASKHKGKSTCTMADSSRCADA